The Streptomyces sp. RKAG293 genome includes a region encoding these proteins:
- a CDS encoding DMT family transporter, whose protein sequence is MTITQRAVRLNGRAGSGRRIAIAALTCATAVWGWSYMATVWLLPEMGTASLVAVRFVLAGLLMVAVRPRAILSLGRRHTLAGLGLAFFLGSGTLLQVQGQHYIPASQSGFLVSLFVVLTPLVARILFRTKVTRGVWGGVVAATAGLAVISFSGVALSIGSWLTLAAALSYSIQVSLLSEYSSPDKVYGLATLQILGTGLIAACWAIPAGIDLPDTPAGWGWLTYSTLLATLGMYAVQTWAQSRVSAASAAVVLACEPLFVAVFSLLTGSSLAGRTIIGGALILVAMYLVVSADRAVPPPLADPLAIPEPSAAPGHPDQVGHADVPGPRAP, encoded by the coding sequence GTGACCATCACCCAGCGCGCAGTGCGGCTCAACGGCCGCGCGGGTTCGGGGCGGCGCATCGCCATCGCGGCCCTGACCTGCGCCACCGCCGTCTGGGGCTGGAGCTACATGGCGACGGTCTGGCTGCTGCCCGAGATGGGCACGGCGAGCCTGGTCGCGGTCCGCTTCGTGCTCGCCGGTCTCCTCATGGTGGCGGTACGGCCCCGCGCGATCCTCTCGCTCGGCCGCCGCCACACCCTCGCCGGGCTGGGCCTCGCGTTCTTCCTGGGCTCCGGCACACTCCTCCAGGTCCAGGGCCAGCACTACATCCCGGCGTCCCAGTCCGGATTCCTCGTCTCGCTCTTCGTGGTCCTGACGCCGCTGGTGGCACGGATCCTGTTCAGGACCAAGGTGACCAGGGGAGTCTGGGGCGGCGTGGTCGCCGCGACAGCGGGCCTGGCCGTGATCTCCTTCAGCGGGGTCGCGCTGAGCATTGGCAGCTGGCTGACCCTGGCCGCCGCGCTCTCGTACTCGATCCAGGTGTCGCTGCTGTCGGAGTACTCCTCGCCCGACAAGGTGTACGGCCTGGCCACCCTGCAGATCCTCGGCACCGGTCTGATCGCCGCCTGCTGGGCAATACCTGCCGGGATCGACCTTCCGGACACCCCGGCCGGATGGGGCTGGCTCACCTACTCCACCCTCCTGGCGACACTCGGCATGTACGCGGTGCAGACCTGGGCGCAGTCCCGTGTCAGCGCCGCCAGCGCGGCGGTCGTGCTGGCCTGCGAACCGCTGTTCGTGGCCGTCTTCAGCCTGCTCACCGGGTCCTCCCTGGCAGGCCGGACGATCATCGGCGGCGCCCTGATCCTGGTGGCGATGTACCTCGTGGTCTCCGCCGACCGCGCCGTCCCGCCGCCGCTCGCCGACCCGCTCGCGATTCCCGAGCCATCCGCGGCCCCCGGCCACCCGGACCAGGTGGGCCACGCGGACGTGCCCGGACCCCGCGCGCCGTAG
- a CDS encoding FAD-dependent oxidoreductase has protein sequence MATRAELVVIGGGLMGAATAWAASRRGLSVLLLEQFAPGHALGSSHGSSRIVRRGYEDPLYTQLTGRSFELWRELESDSGTSLLRMLGSVDFGTRQYAGSVAAQLATAGVAHEVLRPDEAERRWPGMRFEGPVVHHAQGGTVDAASAVTAFTGAAVRRGAVVRYGAAVAALEATKDGARVHLADGGTVLADHVVVAAGGWTAGLLAGHVELPPLTVTQQDTFHFPRLDPAAPAWPSVLHEQGAGIYHLAGGRDGGPADDRKVGEHYAGRETTAAGRDGVITAESRARVVAYVKRWLPGLDPTPRTETSCLFTFTPSEDFLLDRAGPFVVCSPCSGHGAKFAPLIGELATGLVTGDATVPEPFRLAAHVPRASGAH, from the coding sequence ATGGCGACCCGCGCTGAACTCGTCGTGATCGGCGGCGGACTGATGGGCGCCGCCACCGCCTGGGCCGCCTCCCGCCGCGGCCTGTCGGTCCTCCTGCTGGAGCAGTTCGCCCCCGGCCACGCCCTGGGCAGTTCGCACGGCAGCTCCCGCATCGTGCGGCGCGGCTACGAGGACCCGTTGTACACGCAGCTGACCGGGCGGTCGTTTGAGCTGTGGCGCGAGCTGGAGTCGGACTCCGGCACCTCACTGCTGCGCATGCTGGGCAGCGTGGACTTCGGGACGCGCCAGTACGCCGGGTCGGTCGCCGCCCAGCTCGCGACCGCGGGCGTGGCACACGAGGTGCTCCGCCCGGACGAGGCCGAACGCCGCTGGCCCGGCATGCGCTTCGAGGGCCCGGTCGTCCACCACGCGCAGGGCGGTACCGTCGACGCCGCCTCGGCGGTGACCGCGTTCACCGGCGCCGCGGTCCGGCGGGGCGCGGTCGTCCGCTACGGGGCCGCCGTGGCAGCGCTGGAGGCGACGAAGGACGGCGCCCGGGTCCACCTGGCCGACGGCGGCACGGTCCTCGCCGATCACGTCGTCGTCGCGGCCGGCGGCTGGACCGCCGGGCTGCTCGCCGGACACGTCGAGCTGCCGCCGCTGACCGTCACCCAGCAGGACACCTTCCACTTCCCGCGGCTGGACCCGGCGGCGCCCGCATGGCCCAGCGTGCTCCACGAGCAGGGCGCCGGGATCTACCACCTGGCGGGCGGCCGGGACGGCGGCCCGGCCGACGACCGCAAGGTCGGCGAGCACTACGCGGGCCGGGAGACGACGGCCGCCGGCCGGGACGGCGTGATCACCGCGGAGTCGCGGGCGAGGGTCGTCGCCTATGTGAAGCGGTGGCTGCCGGGACTGGACCCCACACCCCGCACCGAGACCAGCTGCCTGTTCACCTTCACCCCGAGCGAGGACTTCCTGCTCGACCGGGCCGGGCCGTTCGTCGTCTGCTCGCCCTGCTCGGGACACGGGGCGAAGTTCGCGCCGCTCATCGGGGAACTCGCCACCGGTCTGGTCACCGGGGACGCGACGGTGCCCGAGCCCTTCCGGCTCGCCGCCCATGTCCCACGCGCGTCCGGCGCGCACTGA
- a CDS encoding TetR/AcrR family transcriptional regulator, translated as MVRKQVVLRREEILDATVEQIKQRGIATTRVADVADALGVSSGLLHYHFATKELLVEEAFSYAAQREMEVLRATVARSSPALTRMKALLRLYAPTGQAAGWRLWIDGWSAGMRDTGLHDVMRTMDEEWKSAMVQLIQEGTDSGEFRCADPREAAWRITLFLDGLAVQLVARRGALQKAEAARWVREHVAAQLGIDPADLAARRAAPQQPVTS; from the coding sequence GTGGTTCGCAAACAAGTAGTCCTGCGGCGAGAGGAAATCCTCGACGCGACGGTGGAGCAGATCAAGCAGCGCGGCATCGCGACGACGCGCGTCGCGGATGTCGCGGACGCGCTCGGCGTGAGCAGCGGCCTGCTCCACTACCACTTCGCGACGAAGGAACTGCTGGTCGAGGAAGCCTTTTCCTACGCGGCGCAGCGGGAGATGGAAGTCCTGCGGGCCACCGTCGCCCGGTCCTCACCCGCGCTGACGCGCATGAAGGCGCTGCTGCGGCTGTACGCGCCGACGGGACAGGCCGCCGGCTGGCGGCTGTGGATCGACGGCTGGTCGGCCGGTATGCGGGACACGGGACTCCACGACGTCATGCGCACCATGGACGAGGAGTGGAAGTCCGCCATGGTGCAGCTGATCCAGGAGGGGACGGACAGCGGCGAGTTCCGCTGCGCCGACCCGCGGGAGGCCGCCTGGCGGATCACCCTCTTCCTGGACGGGCTCGCGGTGCAGCTCGTCGCCCGGCGCGGCGCCCTGCAGAAGGCGGAGGCCGCGCGCTGGGTGCGCGAGCACGTCGCCGCGCAGCTCGGCATCGACCCGGCGGACCTGGCAGCGCGCCGCGCCGCGCCGCAGCAGCCCGTCACGTCCTGA